A DNA window from Fragaria vesca subsp. vesca linkage group LG3, FraVesHawaii_1.0, whole genome shotgun sequence contains the following coding sequences:
- the LOC101305349 gene encoding uncharacterized protein LOC101305349 — MADDHSSFTKDLLPKKSPLLLRTIVVLFVMLCGVYICSVCLKQIRTGTSIRFLSIPEVIQKPCQKPYIEPEEAPYVHFPKPTTYSRAECACNPVRYFAIFSMQRSGSGWFETLLNNHTNISSNGEIFSVKVRRSNMSTISETLDRVYNLDWLSSASKNECTAAVGLKWMLNQGLMHNHEQIVEYFNTRGVAAIFLFRRNLLRRLISVLANTYDRDVKLLNGTHKSHVHSHQEAEILAKYKPTINTTLLLADLKQVEDRTAKAFQYFNSTRHIILYYEDVVKNRSKLKDVQDFLKVPQRDLKSRQVKIHKGSLSNQVENWGDVQKALNGTHYESFLHSDLRR, encoded by the exons GATTTATTGCCAAAGAAATCGCCTTTATTGCTTAGGACGATTGTCGTGTTGTTTGTAATGCTCTGTGGTGTCTATATATGCTCAGTTTGTTTAAAGCAAATCAGGACTGGTACCTCAATCAGATTCTTAAGCATCCCTGAGGTGATTCAAAAGCCGTGCCAGAAACCTTATATTGAACCGGAAGAAGCGCCTTATGTGCACTTCCCAAAGCCCACAACTTATAGCAG GGCTGAATGTGCGTGCAATCCTGTGAGATATTTTGCAATTTTCTCAATGCAGAGGTCTGGGAGTGGTTGGTTTGAGACGCTACTGAATAATCATACTAACATAAGCTCAAATGGGGAGATTTTCTCTGTTAAAGTCAGGAGAAGTAACATGTCAACAATTTCAGAGACTTTGGACAGAGTGTACAATCTAGATTGGCTCAGTAGTGCCTCAAAGAATGAGTGCACAGCTGCAGTTGGCCTAAAGTGGATGCTTAATCAG GGATTGATGCATAATCATGAACAAATAGTGGAGTACTTCAACACTCGAGGTGTTGCGGCTATCTTTCTCTTTCGAAGAAATCTGCTGCGTAGGTTGATCTCTGTGCTCGCAAATACTTATGATCGAGATGTGAAGCTACTGAACGGAACCCACAAGTCTCACGTGCATTCTCATCAAGAG GCAGAGATACTTGCAAAATACAAGCCTACAATCAATACAACTTTGCTCTTAGCCGACCTGAAGCAAGTTGAGGATAGAACTGCCAAAGCATTTCAATATTTCAACAGCACCCGACATATTATCCTATATTATGAGGATGTTGTTAAAAACCGCAGT AAATTAAAAGACGTTCAAGATTTTCTCAAGGTTCCACAAAGAGATTTAAAGAGTCGTCAGGTGAAGATTCACAAAGGTTCATTGTCTAATCAGGTTGAGAATTGGGGTGATGTCCAAAAAGCACTTAATGGAACACATTATGAAAGCTTTCTCCATTCAGATCTTCGCAGGTAA